CCGGGGGGTCGGAGGGCTTCGGCCGGCGGCTGAAGACGCGCTTGAGCCAGCCAGAGACACCGCCCGCCTTGCGCTCCTGCTCGACCTCGGCGCGCACCTGCGGGTCGATCGGCAGACTGTTCCGTCCGCCGTGCAGATGGCAGACGATCTGCGGCACACGGTTGGCGGGGAACGCCTCCGACAACACCTCCGGACAGCGTTCGGTCGCGAGCTCGCCGGAAACCGGGTCGATGAGCACGACGCGGATCCCTTGAGGCGCCGCGAAGCGTCCGTACCCTCCGGCCGGACGCACCGTGATCATGAACTTCGTCCACATCGGCAGCGCCGCCTTCGAACCGGAGAAGGGCGTCGGCGAGTCGTCATCGAAGCCGACCCAGACGACCGTGGCGCGCTCGGGCGTGTAGCCGACGAACCAGTTGTCGCGCCGGCTGTTCGACGTTCCGGTCTTGCCGGCGACCGGGTCGGCCAGGCCCAGCGTACGCATCGACCGCGCCGTGCCGTAGTCCACCACGCCCTGCAACAGGGTCGTCACCAGAAAGGCGGTCTGCGGCGAGAGCACCGCCTTGCCCGCGCCCGCTCCGGGTCCTCCCGACGCCGGGAGCGGCGAACCGCCGGCGTCGAGGACTCCATCGAGCATCCGCGCTGTCGGGAGCACGCCGCGGTTGGCGAAGGTTGCGTAAGCGGTCACGAGGTCGACGGGCGCGACCTCGAACGATCCGATGGCGATCGACGGCACCGGCCGGAGGTTCGCCTTCAGTCCGAGCCCCTTCGCGGTCGCCACAATTTCGGGCAGCCCGGTGGCAATCGCCAGGCGGATCGTCGGCAGGTTGTAGCTCTGCTCGACCGCGGTCCGTGCCGTCACCCAGCCGTGAAACTGATCGTCGTCGTTCATCGGAGTCCAGCTCTTGCCACCCGACTCGAGCGTGAGTGGCGCGTCCTCGAGCAGCGTCGCCGGGGTGGCGACGCCGCGCTCGAAGGCAGTGGCATAGACCAGCGGCTTGAAGGCGCTCCCCGCCTGCCGCTGCGCGGATCCGGCGCGGTCGAACTGACTCTCGCGAAAGTCCCGTCCGCCGACCCAGGCGCGGATGGCGCCCGTCGCCGGCTCGAGCGACACCAGCGCCGCCTGCAGCGGCTCCTTCTTGAGACGCACCCGCTCGCTCTTCTCCGCGAGCTCCTCAAGGCCCTCCCGAACGGCGCTCTCGGCGCTCTCCTGATCGCCCAGATCGAGCGTCGAGAGCAGCACGTAACCGGCATCGGCGAGATCGCCGGTGCCGAACCTCCGCTCGGCCTCGGCCGCGGCGGCGTCGACGAAGTAGGGGGCACGCCGCCGCGACAGCGCCGCCACCGGCGTCGGCAGCGGCTCCCGCTTCGCCGCCTCGGCGGCCGCACGATCCGCCCAGTCGAGGGCGACGAGTCGGTCGAGGATGAAGTCGCGGCGCGCGCGCGCCGCCGGCGCGTCGTCGACCGGATGGTAGGAACCGGGTGCCCGGATCATCGCCGCGAGCAGCGCGCTCTCGGCGAGCGACAGCTCGCGCGGCTCCTTGCCGCAGTAGGCCGCCGCAGCGGCGCCGACGCCAATCAGGTTGGCGGAGCCGCTGCGCCCCCAGAAGATCTGGTTCAGGTAGGCCTCGAGGATCTGCTCTTTCGAGTAACGCCACTCGAGCATCACGGCGAGCAGCGCCTCCCGGAGCTTGCGGCTCATGGTGCGCTCGGAGGTGAGATAGATGTTCTTGACCAGCTGCTGAGTCACCGTCGAACCGCCCTGCACGACGCCATTGCCGCGCAGGTTCACCCACACGGCGCGCAGGATTCCGGTGAAGGAGATGCCGGGGTGTTCGAAGAACGAGGCGTCCTCGGCGGCCAGCACGGCGCGCACCGTTTCGGGAGCGATCTCGGCCAGGGGTGCCGGGCGGCGCTCGAGCAGCGCATCGCCGTAGTAGCTGGCGATGAGCGGTGGGTCGAGCCACGCCTCGCGGACCGGGCGCTCGGCGCGCTTCAGCCCGATCACCTTGTCGCCGTCGAAGTCGACCACCAGGAGGTCCCCGCCGCGATCCGCGGTGGTGGAGGGAAAGCTCCTGCGGTAGACCGCGACCTGCTGCGCGCCGGCACGGAATCGCCCGGGTTCGAGCTCCCCTTCCACCGCCGGCACGTAGTGCAGGTCGGTCAGCCGCTCGCTCAGCGCTTCAGGGGTCAGGCGCGCGCCGGGGAAGACCCGGTACGACCGGGCGTAGAGGCGCGACGGCTCGACCGTGGGCATGGTCGCGAAGTCGCCGGACAGCTGCCAGTAGGGCCAGATGTACCAGAGAGCGCTCGCCAGCAGCAGGAGCCCCGCGCCGGCGAACAGCTTGGCGAGCAGCCAGTCCCGGCGTCGCAGCACCAGCGTCATCGTCCGGCCGAGCGAGCGCTTCGAGCCTCTCTTCGTCACCCCGGGATTGTACCCGGCGGGGCGGTCGGGCGGGCGAGCGCGGGCTGGCGCCGAGCCGCGCCGCGCCAGCCGTTCGCCCCGGCAGAGCGAACTCCGGCGCAGGCGCGTACAATCGCGCTCGATGGCCGGTGACCGGCTGGACGGACTCTTCTCCAATCTCTTCCGCGATTTAGCGATCGCCTGGCGGGCCCTGTCCGCTTACCCCGCCGGCCACCCCGCGGCGGTGAACGGACTGGAGAAGGCCTGTTTCGCCATCGGCGTCGTGCTCGCCGAGACCGGGACGCTGGAGCTCGCGGCGACGCGCGACTCCCTGCTCTGGCAAGAGCGGCAGTTCGTCTCGCCCACCGCGGCGCAGCTGGCCAGGCTCCTGCGGCGCCGGCGCGCGGCGGGTGTCGTCCTCGAACCGGGAGTGACGCGCGACGAGCTCGACCGGTTCCTGCGCGCGCTCGCGCTCGACGCCAAGAGCGCCCGCGATGCCGGCTCGCTCGCCGCAGAGCTCACCGCCGCGGGCCTTTCGCATCTGCGCGTCCACGATCTCGATTTTTCGGCGGTCGGGCTGGTCGAGTCCGACGACGAGATGACGGCGCCCGAGGCCGGCGCGCTCGCCAACCGCCTGATCCGCAAACTCCTCGCCAGCGGCGGCCTGCCGCCAGCCGCGCTCGCCGCCTGGATCACCTCGGGCAAGAGCGCCGCCGAGCTGATGCAGTTGCTGCTCGAAAGCGGAGGCACCGATCCGGCGCTCGTCGGCTGGGGTCCGGAGGCCTTCGCGGCGACGTTGCGCCTGGCGATCGAGGACTTCTGCGAGGCGCCCGACGCCGACCGCGCCTCCGCCATCGCCGCTCTTCACCATCGGTTGCGCCCGGTCGATCGTGAGCGGTGGATCGTCGAGCTCGTTTCGGGAGTCGCCCGCCGCGCGGCGACGGCGGAGGCGGCCCAATCCACCTTGTCGGAGATCGAGGCCGCACTGCCGCCGGAAGCGGCGAACGAGCTGCGCCTCGCCGCAGTCCGGGCGGCGGCGTCCGACGTCTCGCCCGGACGTCCGAACCCGAGCGCTACGGGTGACCTCGCCTCCGCCACGGCACCCGCGCCGCGGATCTCCGCGCAGCAGCTCGCGCGGCTGAAACTCGTCTTCGCCGCCGAGGACCTCGATGCGGTGCACGACAAGGCACCCTCGATGGAGGGGCTCGAGGAGCTGCTCGCGCTCCCCGAGGAGGTCCGCCCGGCTTCCACTGCGGCGGCGCTCGCGCCGGCGGCCGCCGAGGTCGCCCGCGACCTCGGCGACGCCGCCACGGAGCGCGCCGCGGCGCTCGCGCTCCTCGAGCTCGCCGAGCGCTTCGAAGTCGGAGCCGAGGAGCTGCCGGCGATCCTCGCGCGGCTCGAGGCGAGCTATCGCCGACTGCTCTCCGCCGGCCGGCTGCGCCAGGCACTCGTCGTCGTGGATCGCGTCCAGCAGAGCGCCGCCGGTGTCGACCCACGCCCCACCGCATTCCGCCGTCTGGCGGAGCGGCTGTCGGGACGCGAGTCGTTGCAGGCGCTCGTCGGTGCGCTGCCGGAGATGCAGGAGGAGACTCTCGCGCTGGTGCCCGAGCTGCTCCACCAGCTCGGCCCGACCGCCGTGCGCCACCTGCTCGGCGTCCTCGCGGAGACCGACAACCGGCGCCTGCGCCATCTGCTTCTCGACCTTCTGGCCCGGCTCGGACCGGCGGTCGTGCGGGATGCCACGGCACTGCTCGCGGATGGCCGGTGGTACGTCGTGCGCAACATGCTGCTGCTGCTGCGGCGAGTCGGCGACCCCGGCTCGGTGCCGGCGGTGCGCAAGTGCGCGGACCACCCCGACCTGCGTGTCCGCCTCGAGGCGATTCGCAACCTCTTCGCATTCGATCCCGAAGTGCCGCGGGAACTGCTGCGCCGCGCGCTCACCCACGCCGACCCGCGCCAGGCGGAAGCGGCGATGGAGCTCGCCGGAGAGCACGGCATCGTCGAGGCGGTCGAGCCGATCGTCGCCTATCTTCAGGCGCGCGATCTCTTTGGCCGGCGCAGCAGCGTGCGAATCAAAGCCATTCGCGCGCTTGCCGCGATCGGTGACCCGGCGGCCCTCGGCGGACTCGACCGTTTCCGGGCACGCTTCCAGCTCTTCCCTCCCGCTCTCGAGGAGCGCCGCGAGCTCTATCGCACCCTCGGCGCCTACCCGCCCGAGGCGCGGCGCGAGTGGGTCGAGCTCGGACGCCGCTCGCGCGACGCCGAGATCCGAAGGCTTGCCGGCGAGCTCGCCCGGCAGACGGAGAGCGCGCCATGAATCCACCGGCAGACTCCGGCCGTCCGCAGCTCACGGAGCGTCTGGTCGTCGACCTCGGCGCCGCGTTCCAGCAGCGCGCGGTCTACGCCGCCGGCCATCCGCAGGTGCAACGGGCGGTCCGCCGCGCGCTCGACTCCTTCGCCGCCTGGTGCCGTCACGAGGAGGCTACGGAGGTCTCCCTGCTCACTCTCGAGGGGCAGTTGCTCGTCGATCGACAGGCGATTCCCGAGGACAGCCCCTGGGCGCGCGGTCTGTTGCAGACCTTTCGCCGCTACGAGATCGGCGGTCTGACGCTACTCGCCGGTCTCGACGACCCCGAACTGGGGACGTTCTTCGAGAGCTGCCAGTCGGCGCAGGGGGCGTCGGCAACGGCCCACATCCTCGTCGGCCGGGCCGGACTGACAGCCGGCGACGCGACGGCGAGGGCCGTCACCGTCGGCACTGCAGGGCGCTCGGCGCCGCAGTGGCTCACCGCCGAGCAGATGGCGGAGGCCCGCGCCGAGCTCGTCGAGGCCGCGGCCGGCCGCGTTTCCCGCGTCGACCGGTTGCGCGCCCTCGTGGCGCGGCTCGCCCGCAGCGCGGAGAGCGGAGCGCTCGAGCCGCTGGAAATCACTCCCGCCGACTCCGACGACCGCGCCTTCCTGCACGGTCTCGCCGTCGCCCTCGCCACCCTTCGTCTGGGCCGGGCGCTCGGTCTCGCCGGCGAAGCTCTGGACGAGCTCGGGTTCGCGGGCTTCGTGCACGACATCGGATTCCTCGAACCGGCGCCCGACAGCGAGAGCCCGGCCGAACGGCGCGAACGTCATCCGATCCGCGGCGCCGCGCGCCTCGCCGCGCTCGAAGGGCTCCCCGATCTCGCCGTGCTGGTCGCCTACGAGCACCACCTGCGCTTCGACCGCTTGCCGAACTACCCGCCGACTCCGACGGCGCGGGCGCCGCTCGCCGCAGCCCGGGTGGTCGCGGTCGCCGACACCTGGGTGACGCTGCGCTCGCGCGGCGAGTTGCCCGCTGGCGAGGCGATCGCCCTGCTACACAGCCGCGCCGGGACTTTCCTCGATCCGGCGCTGGTCGAGCTCTTCGCGGCGCTCCTCGAGCCCCCGGCGGGCTGAAGGCGCTTGGCCCGCGCCCCCGACGTGCGACGGCCGGCGGGGAGCGTCTCAGACGGCGAAGCCGACGGTCGGAAGGAAGCGCGGCGCCTGGCGCGCCCGGCTCGCCTGTTCGAAGCCGTGGGCGAAGCGGATCAGTTTCGCCTCGCTCCACGCCGTGCCCATGAAGGACAGTCCCCAGGGGAGGCCCTGGACATGGCCGGCGGGCACGGTGATGTGCGGGTAGCCTGCGACCGCGCACGGCGAGGTGGCCGCGCCGCCGAAGTGATCGCCGTTCAACCAGTCGGTGAGATAGGCCGGACCCATGGTCGGGCAGACCAGGGCGTCGAGCCTCTGCCCGGTGAGCGCGGCGTCGATCCCTTCGCCGCGCGACAAACGCAGATTCGTCGCGAGCGCCCGCGAGTAAGCATCTTCGGTGAGCGGCCCCTTGGTCTCCGCCAGTTCGAAGATCTCCTGTCCGAACCAGGGCATCTCTTCCTTCGCATGCCGGCGGTTCCAGTCGATAAGCCCGGCGAGCGTGCGCGGCGCCCCGGCGTCTCCGGCGTCCCTGGCCGCGGGGAGGCCCGCGAGGTAGGCGTTGAGCCCGTGCTTGAACTCGTAGAGCATGACCTCGTACTCGGTCGCGTCGTACTCCCCAGCGTGCGGGATCTCGACCGGGTCGACGAGTACGGCGCCGAGCTCGCGCAGCAGGGTGAGTCGCGCCTCCATCTGGCGGTCGATCTCCGGATGCCAGCCGAAGAACTTGCGCACCACCCCGAGGCGCGCGCCGGCCAGGCCGTTGGCGTCGAGCGCCCGGGTGAAGTCGCCCGCTTTGCCGGCCGACGCCGCGGTTGCAGGATCGAGGAGATCCGTGCCGGCCATGACGGAGAGCAGGATCGCCGCGTCGGCGACGCTGCGGCACATCGGCCCGGCGGTGTCCTGCGTCGAGGAGATCGGAATGATGCCGCCGCGCGAGACCAGACCGACGGTCGGCTTGAGGCCGACCAGGCCGCACATCGAAGCCGGACAGAGGATCGAGCCGTCGGTCTCGGTGCCGATGCCTCCCGCGGCCAGGTTCGCGGAAACGCCGGCGCCGGTGCCGCTCGACGACCCGCACGGATTGCGGTCGAGGGCGTAGGGGTTGCGCACCTGCCCACCGCGGCCGCTCCAGCCCGAAGTCGAGCGCGTCGAACGGAAGTTCGCCCATTCGGAGAGGTTCGTCTTGCCGAGCACCACCGCCCCGGCGGCGCGCAGCCGGCCGACGAGAAAGGCGTCCTTCGCGGCCATCGATCCGGCAAGTGCGCGGGAGCCGGCCGTCGTCTCCATCCGGTCGCCGGTGTCGATGTTGTCCTTGAGGATCACCGGAATGCCGTGCAGCGGACCGCGCACCTTTCCGGCCGCCCGCTCGCGGTCGAGCGCCTCGGCGATCTCCAGCGCCTGCGGGTTGGTCTCGGCGATCGCATTCGTCCCGTGCCCCCCGGCCCAGGAGCGGTCCACCTCGGCGATGCGTCCGACGTAAAGCTCGACCAGCCGCCGCGAGCTCCAGCGACCGGAGGCGAGCCCGGCGGCGAGGTCGCGGATGGAGAGCTCCTCGAGCTCGAACGGCTTCGGGGTGGCTGGGCCCGGAGCCTGCGAGTCCGGCACTTGCGCGTCCGGCACTTGAGCATCCGACGCCGCGCTCTGGGCGAGCGCCGCGTCGCCCATCGCGGCAGTCGCGAGCACGGCGCCCCCGACAGTCCCCAGCAGCTCTCGACGATTGAGTCCTCGGCCCTGCGGATCGGCGGGTTTCACGCGAACTCTCCTTGCCCGGCGCGACTCTCGAATCGGTGAAGGGTGAGGCCCTACTCTAAGCCGAAAGCTCGTCCAGGGTCGCCGTGAGGAGCTGCCAGAACCGGCCGACCGAAGGGATCAGGACGCGTTCGTCGGGCGAATGTGGAAACTCGATCTGCGGACCGAACGAGCTCATGTCCATGCCGGGGAACTTCTCCCCGATGAGCCCGCACTCGAGTCCGGCATGGATCGCCTGGATCGCCGCCTCCTTGCCGAACGTCGCGACATGCACCCGCTTGAGCGTCGCGAGGAGCGCCGAGCTCATGTCCGGCTTCCAGCCCGGGTAGCCCTCGCTCTGCGTCGCCTCGCCGCCGGCGAG
The sequence above is drawn from the Thermoanaerobaculia bacterium genome and encodes:
- a CDS encoding PBP1A family penicillin-binding protein; protein product: MTKRGSKRSLGRTMTLVLRRRDWLLAKLFAGAGLLLLASALWYIWPYWQLSGDFATMPTVEPSRLYARSYRVFPGARLTPEALSERLTDLHYVPAVEGELEPGRFRAGAQQVAVYRRSFPSTTADRGGDLLVVDFDGDKVIGLKRAERPVREAWLDPPLIASYYGDALLERRPAPLAEIAPETVRAVLAAEDASFFEHPGISFTGILRAVWVNLRGNGVVQGGSTVTQQLVKNIYLTSERTMSRKLREALLAVMLEWRYSKEQILEAYLNQIFWGRSGSANLIGVGAAAAAYCGKEPRELSLAESALLAAMIRAPGSYHPVDDAPAARARRDFILDRLVALDWADRAAAEAAKREPLPTPVAALSRRRAPYFVDAAAAEAERRFGTGDLADAGYVLLSTLDLGDQESAESAVREGLEELAEKSERVRLKKEPLQAALVSLEPATGAIRAWVGGRDFRESQFDRAGSAQRQAGSAFKPLVYATAFERGVATPATLLEDAPLTLESGGKSWTPMNDDDQFHGWVTARTAVEQSYNLPTIRLAIATGLPEIVATAKGLGLKANLRPVPSIAIGSFEVAPVDLVTAYATFANRGVLPTARMLDGVLDAGGSPLPASGGPGAGAGKAVLSPQTAFLVTTLLQGVVDYGTARSMRTLGLADPVAGKTGTSNSRRDNWFVGYTPERATVVWVGFDDDSPTPFSGSKAALPMWTKFMITVRPAGGYGRFAAPQGIRVVLIDPVSGELATERCPEVLSEAFPANRVPQIVCHLHGGRNSLPIDPQVRAEVEQERKAGGVSGWLKRVFSRRPKPSDPPD
- a CDS encoding HEAT repeat domain-containing protein; this encodes MAGDRLDGLFSNLFRDLAIAWRALSAYPAGHPAAVNGLEKACFAIGVVLAETGTLELAATRDSLLWQERQFVSPTAAQLARLLRRRRAAGVVLEPGVTRDELDRFLRALALDAKSARDAGSLAAELTAAGLSHLRVHDLDFSAVGLVESDDEMTAPEAGALANRLIRKLLASGGLPPAALAAWITSGKSAAELMQLLLESGGTDPALVGWGPEAFAATLRLAIEDFCEAPDADRASAIAALHHRLRPVDRERWIVELVSGVARRAATAEAAQSTLSEIEAALPPEAANELRLAAVRAAASDVSPGRPNPSATGDLASATAPAPRISAQQLARLKLVFAAEDLDAVHDKAPSMEGLEELLALPEEVRPASTAAALAPAAAEVARDLGDAATERAAALALLELAERFEVGAEELPAILARLEASYRRLLSAGRLRQALVVVDRVQQSAAGVDPRPTAFRRLAERLSGRESLQALVGALPEMQEETLALVPELLHQLGPTAVRHLLGVLAETDNRRLRHLLLDLLARLGPAVVRDATALLADGRWYVVRNMLLLLRRVGDPGSVPAVRKCADHPDLRVRLEAIRNLFAFDPEVPRELLRRALTHADPRQAEAAMELAGEHGIVEAVEPIVAYLQARDLFGRRSSVRIKAIRALAAIGDPAALGGLDRFRARFQLFPPALEERRELYRTLGAYPPEARREWVELGRRSRDAEIRRLAGELARQTESAP
- a CDS encoding HD domain-containing protein — translated: MNPPADSGRPQLTERLVVDLGAAFQQRAVYAAGHPQVQRAVRRALDSFAAWCRHEEATEVSLLTLEGQLLVDRQAIPEDSPWARGLLQTFRRYEIGGLTLLAGLDDPELGTFFESCQSAQGASATAHILVGRAGLTAGDATARAVTVGTAGRSAPQWLTAEQMAEARAELVEAAAGRVSRVDRLRALVARLARSAESGALEPLEITPADSDDRAFLHGLAVALATLRLGRALGLAGEALDELGFAGFVHDIGFLEPAPDSESPAERRERHPIRGAARLAALEGLPDLAVLVAYEHHLRFDRLPNYPPTPTARAPLAAARVVAVADTWVTLRSRGELPAGEAIALLHSRAGTFLDPALVELFAALLEPPAG
- a CDS encoding amidase, which translates into the protein MGDAALAQSAASDAQVPDAQVPDSQAPGPATPKPFELEELSIRDLAAGLASGRWSSRRLVELYVGRIAEVDRSWAGGHGTNAIAETNPQALEIAEALDRERAAGKVRGPLHGIPVILKDNIDTGDRMETTAGSRALAGSMAAKDAFLVGRLRAAGAVVLGKTNLSEWANFRSTRSTSGWSGRGGQVRNPYALDRNPCGSSSGTGAGVSANLAAGGIGTETDGSILCPASMCGLVGLKPTVGLVSRGGIIPISSTQDTAGPMCRSVADAAILLSVMAGTDLLDPATAASAGKAGDFTRALDANGLAGARLGVVRKFFGWHPEIDRQMEARLTLLRELGAVLVDPVEIPHAGEYDATEYEVMLYEFKHGLNAYLAGLPAARDAGDAGAPRTLAGLIDWNRRHAKEEMPWFGQEIFELAETKGPLTEDAYSRALATNLRLSRGEGIDAALTGQRLDALVCPTMGPAYLTDWLNGDHFGGAATSPCAVAGYPHITVPAGHVQGLPWGLSFMGTAWSEAKLIRFAHGFEQASRARQAPRFLPTVGFAV